The Caenorhabditis elegans chromosome II genome has a segment encoding these proteins:
- the sri-34 gene encoding Serpentine Receptor, class I (Partially confirmed by transcript evidence), with the protein MSISFAPSTWLIYYCYIVGAVSFVLNVLVILIIIFKSYKIVEFQYMLLAFQISCTNYVLQLTILSQPMSLFPILAGHCEGFLASYFGIWSHYLITLILVSAIVEAQILIGCVVFKHQAIAQVLNKHVVSKKIRLLRKSSYVFVPGSAFLTFLQGSTRREDQLKFIESRYPKYLSEFKNLSNFAIYQFNIWHVFLAIVGVIGGMFCAITGVYTTVDIFKMLQEVQTKVSSSSFQRYQSAIRSLVSQMFASLMLFVPLFIFVMLITGVDNGQFIGELLQSICALQSIVNAVVLIFTTPSYRNFVLRQLPQSRIFGSSRTNTNFRIQTPGISAPPRIITTL; encoded by the exons ATGTCAATATCTTTTGCACCTTCTACTTGGCTTATATATTACTGTTATATTGTTGGAGCAGTCTCATTTGTTTTAAACGTTCTAGTAATATTgatcatcatttttaaaagctaCAAAATTGTCGAGTTTCAATATATGCTCCTAGCTTTTCAG atctcatGCACAAACTACGTGCTTCAACTGACAATTCTCTCCCAGCCAATGAGTCTTTTCCCGATTCTTGCAGGACATTGCGAAGGGTTCTTGGCCTcctattttggaatttggtcGCATTATTTGATT acgTTGATTCTAGTGTCAGCTATTGTCGAAGCACAGATTCTCATCGGTTGCGTGGTGTTCAAGCATCAGGCGATTGCACAAGTTTTGAACAAGCATGTTGTATCGAAAAAGATACGACTTCTACGTAAAAGTTCCTATGTTTTCGTCCCCGGCTCCGCATTTTTGACATTCTTGCAAGGAAGTACCAGAAGAGAGGATCagctgaaatttattgaatctCGATATCCAAAATATCtatctgaattcaaaaatctctcCAACTTTGCAATATACCAGTTCAACATTTGGCATGTTTTTCTAGCAATTGTTGGGGTTATCGGAGGGATGTTCTGCGCAATAACTGGAGTTTATACTACAgtagatattttcaaaatgttacaaGAGGTGCAGACAAAAGTGTCTAGTTCAAGCTTTCAACGCTATCAATCTGCAATTCGTAGTTTGGTATCTCAAATGTTTGCTTCTTTGATGCTATTTGTTCCGTTGTTCATTTTTGTGATGCTTATAACCGGTGTGGATAATGGGCAAT TTATTGGAGAACTTCTGCAATCAATTTGTGCGTTGCAATCTATTGTGAACGCGGTGGTGTTAATATTCACAACGCCCAGTTATCGAAATTTTGTTCTACG ACAACTTCCTCAATCTCGAATCTTTGGGTCTTCCCGCACTAAT acaaaCTTTCGAATCCAGACACCTGGCATCTCTGCGCCTCCAAGAATCATCACTACTCTGTAG
- the fbxc-55 gene encoding F-box C protein (Confirmed by transcript evidence) has protein sequence MTTKQLSYQCQISVIHHLEPNLRLSLSRRCPSLKLAEQSTGLYLTYLQIDQNSIQINHILYRLSVIRSNGDGGRPYDVDEYGYQDYALNVHEDPNEILIDNRMPGGSNKSLNELLRDVGRILDERRLYQELRRRVLRDGLRSDNFIQLVTGKNVEQVTYAKKLHEALKYLLETFLSGRKTPIVVRKLSIGAVGILRIPSDIRLTVPDMELFYGYENPYTIWRLIDPLLTGPLDTLEVIGSSLSIAPAIFQNARCLIFNLEPGPYSLQVISHQRVHFKNASIDTCPEIVQLVRNWVENHKPAGTWYSFDFKIEVLPKSVLNEVKINHENLLLVEEGNSSTQIINLLIDDEDVLSIYYEKKQDLWLLNMQILS, from the exons atgacgaCGAAACAACTTTCCTACCAATGCCAGATATCTGTAATTCATCACCTTGAGCCAAATTTGAG acTATCCCTTTCCCGCCGATGTCCATCACTCAAGCTCGCGGAGCAGTCCACCGGCCTATACCTCACCTACCTGCAAATCGACCAAAACTCTATTCAAATCAACCATATCTTGTATCGACTAAGCGTTATCAGAAGCAATGGAGATGGTGGCCGCCCGTATGATGTAGATGAGTATGGATATCAGGATTATGCCTTAAATGTTCATGAAGATCCCAATGAGATTTTGATAGATAATAGGATGCCTGGTGGAAGCAACAAAAGTCTGAACGAATTGCTGCGTGATGTTGGAAGAATCCTTGATGAACGTCGGCTTTATCAGGAGCTGAGGCGCCGAGTTCTGAGGGACGGGCTTCGCAGTGACAATTTTATTCAACTGGTGAcaggaaaaaatgttgagcaaGTGACATATGCGAAGAAGCTTCACGAAGCTTTGAAATATCTACTTGAAACATTTCTAAGCGGTAGGAAAACCCCCATTGTGGTACGGAAGCTATCCATTGGAGCCGTTGGAATACTAAGAATCCCCTCAGATATTAGATTGACAGTTCCGGACATGGAACTTTTTTATGGATATGAAAACCCTTATACGATTTGGCGATTGATCGACCCACTGCTTACTGGCCCCCTGGACACTTTGGAGGTCATTGGGAGCTCCCTTTCAATAGCGCCAGCGATATTTCAAAACGCCCGATGTTTGATCTTCAATTTGGAACCTGGACCTTATTCCCTACAAGTAATCTCACACCAACGCGTCCATTTCAAGAATGCTTCCATAGACACCTGCCCGGAAATTGTGCAACTTGTGAGAAACTGGGTGGAAAACCATAAGCCCGCTGGAACATGGTACTCGTTTGATTTCAAGATTGAGGTGTTGCCGAAGTCAGTGCTGAATGAAGTGAAGATCAACCATGAGAATCTTCTATTGGTTGAGGAGGG aAATTCTTCTACCCAAATCATCAATCTACTGATCGACGATGAAGATGTGCTGAGCATTTATTATGAGAAGAAGCAAGACTTGTGGCTTTTGaatatgcaaattttgagttaa